Genomic DNA from Streptomyces sp. GS7:
GCGACCACCCGGGAACAGGTGGTCTTCAAGGACGGCGTCGAGGAAGCCAGGCGCATCGCGTCGGGCACCTACCAGGGAGACGGCCTCTTCAGCTTCGGCAGCTCCTTCGCCGGCTGGGTGCCCGACTACGCCGCGGTCGAAATGGACGAGGTCAGGCTCTGGGGCACCGCCCGCACCTTGGCAGAGGTCCGGGAGCTGAAGAACCGGCGGCTGGCCGGCGACGAGGCCGGGCTCGCCGGCTACTGGCCCTGCGGCAACCCGCTCGCCCAAGTGGGCGGCAAACCGGGCGTCCTGGACCGCTCCGGGCACGGCCGGCACGTCTATCTGCGCGGTGGCGTCACCACCGCGACCGCGCCCGCCGCGGTCGAGCGGTCCGCCGACACGACGTATCGCATCGTCGCCGGGGTAGGCAACCGGCTGGTGGCCACCCGTGCCTCTTTCCCGCCGCACGAGTGGACCCACCTCGCCGCCGCCCACGAGCAGTCCTGGGCAGTCGAGTTGACCGACGGCGGCTACGTGGAGGCGCCCGACAACGACGCGCTCGACATCGCCGACGACCTCACCCTGGAGGTCTTCTGCCGTGTCGACTCCCTCGGTGCGACGCAGGGCCTGCTGTCCAAGGGCCGCGCGGCCGACGGCGCCGGCGGCAGCGTTCCGTACCGGCTGCTGGTACTGCCCGACGGCAGGCTGGAGTTCGGCTTCGAGGAGCCCGACGGCCGGCTGGTGCGGTTCACCTCCTCCGAGGCCGTCCGGGCCGGGGCGTTCCACCGGCTCGCCGTCGTCCGCAAGAGCGGGCGGTCGATGCAGGAACGCAAGGGCGCCAAGGAGATCACCGCGGCGGGCCCCGACGGGCGGCCGGTCAGGCAGAACGTCGAGCTGGTGGAGTCGGTCGACGTCCAGGAGTGGCAGGACATCCGCTTCTTCGTCGACGGCCGCGAGGCCGGCGACGCCCGGTACGAGGGCCCCGGCGCCAGGGGCAACTCCGGCACCCTCGACATCGGCCGGGCCCTCGACGGCCTGGAGACGCACCCGCTGACCGGCATCGTCTCCGAGGTCCGGCTGTGGGGCACCGCGCGGGACGCGGCCCGGCTCGGCACGCCGGTCTCGGCGCGCGACCGCGGCCTGACCGCGCACTGGCGCTTCGAGGAGAACGCGGGCAACACCGCCGCCGACGCCACCGGTTCGCACACCGCCCGGCTGCGCGGCGCCCGCTGGACCCGCAACCCCGACCCGCGCGGCAGCCTCTTCCGCCTGTACCGCAACGGCGTCTCGGTGGCCTGCGACCCGCTGGAGAACGCGGACTTCGCCGGCTACGGAGACCGCGCGTTCACGCTGGGCGCACGGCTCGCGGACGGCCGGGTGACCGAGCCGTTCCACGGTGTCCTGGAGGAGGTCCGCGTCTGGCGCACCGCCCGCACCCAGGAACAGGTCCTGGACAACCTCTTCACCCGGCTCAGGGGCGAGAAGGAGGACCTGCTGGCCTGCTACTCCTTCGACCGCGCCTCCACCGACGAGGGCGCCGGGCTCGTCCAGGACGAGGGGCTGCGCGGCAACCACCTGACGCTGCCCGACGCCCCGCGCCGTCCGGCGGCCGTGCTGTCCACCGCGCCCGTCTCCAGCGACACGGCACAGGTCCGTTCGGCCCTCGCCGCGATGCGCACGCCCTTCCACGAGACGATCTCCGGCGCTCCGGCCGTCGGTGAGTACGCCGACATGCAGTACTCGGCCAAGGGCGAGGCGTTCGGCGTGCTCAAGCGCGCCTACGGCTACCTGCGCGACGGCCGCTGGCATCTGGTCACCGGCTACAAGGTGGGCGACCTGGTCAGCGAGTGGGTCAGCCAGGTGCAGTTCGACCCGCAGCTGATCGGCTACGTCGAGGGCGCTCCGCCCGTGCCGTCGGAGAACCTCACCCCCAACACGATCGATCCCGAGCGCGCGACGTACGACGGCGTCGCCTCGGTGAAGTTCACCGAGGCCGAGGAGGTCGTCCACTCGCTGTCGTCGGCCAAGGGGCGCAGCGTCGACGCCGCCTTCTCCTTCGCCCTGTCCAACGAGGTCGACGTCGACATGTGGATGATCACCGCCCCGCTCGGTTTCGGTGTCGCCAAGTCCATGGCGAAGGCCAAGGTGTCGGCGGGTGTGCGCGGAAGCCTGGAGTTCTCCAACACCTGGGCCGACGAGACGTCGGTCTCGCAGGGGCACAACACCACCCGCGCCATGCAGGTCGAGCTGGCGGGCAGCTGGGAGGATCCGCTCAAGCCGCTCAACGCGGCACTGGGCCGGCGCTACGTCCCCGTCAACACCGGCTTCGCCGTCGTCCAGTCCCAGACGGCCGACGTCTTCGCACTGCGCCTCGCGCACAGCGGCGCCCTGGTCGCCTACCGCATGCAGCCCAACCCCGACATCCCCAAGGACTGGAACGTCATCCCGTTCCCCCTCAACCCGCGCTACACCAAGCAGGGCACCCTGGACGGCACCGTCGGCTACGACGAACGCGGCAAGGTCCTCGACCCGGACTACACCAACGCCCGGGAGCACGGCGAGTACAGCTACTACAAACCGCGCGAGGCATACGCGATCAAGCGCCGCATCCAGCGCGAGCAGCAGCGGCTGCGGAGCTACTACGAAACCGTCTCCACCGACCCCCACACCCCCGACCCCACCGCCGAACGGGCCGGCCGGGTGCTCGGCGGGGCGATCGGCGGCGACGCCTCACCCGCCACCGCGCAGGACGCGGCCAACAGCCGCACCGGCGAGGGTTTCTCCCGCCGCGACCTGATCAACACCTACGTGTGGACGGCCGACGGCGGCTTCTTCGCCGAGACCACCGAGACCACCGACGCCGTCAGTGAGACGACCTCCGGCTCGTACTCGCTGTCCGGCTCGGTGGGCGCCTCCGTCGGCACGTCCTTCGACATCATGGGCGTCGGGATCAGCGCCCAGCTCGACGCGTCGCTCGGGGGCGGCATGACCGCCACCCGGGCCCGCGGCAGGCAGGCCACCCGCTCCTTCGGACTGGACGTGACCTGCGCGCCGTCGGGCAACCTCCAGAAGTACGACGCCGGACGCAAGCCCGTCTACGACGGCGACGGCAACCCGGTCAACGCCCCCGGCAAGGTCGACGCGTACCGGTTCCTCAGCTTCTACCTCGGCGAGGACACCGAGCACTTCGACACCTTCTTCCACAAGGTCGTCGACCCGAAGTGGCTGGAGAGCGCCGCCGACCCCAACGCCACGGCCCTGCGCCAGGCCCGTCAGTCGGACCGCAAGCCGCCGTGCTGGCGGGTGATGCACCGCGTCACCTTCGTCAGCCGGCTGCTGCCGCCCGTGCCGCCCGCCGGCGCCCCGCCGCTGGAGCGCACCATGCGGCAGCTCGACGTGGAGAGCAACTACGAGCTCGTCCGCCGTCTCGACCCCTACGTCAAGGCCGCGGCCACCGGCCACGACGCGCTCGCCGACGCCGTGCGCACCGCCCTCACCGCACACCTGCCGGAACTGCTGCCGCACGCGGAGGAGGTGACCGGCTTCCTCGCCCAGTACTACGGCGTGGAGGACTGACGCCGGAGGGGTCCGTACGGTGCCGGGGCAGAGGCCGTTGCCCCTCCCCCGGCACCGGCCGGACGCGGGCCGGCACGGCGGACGTTCCCCAGATCACTCGGCTCACTCGGCTCACTCGGGCCGCGGCTGCCGGACAACGACAAATACCCCACGGCTTCAAGGAAGCCGTGGGGTATTTGGTTGGTGTCCGAGGAGGACGCCTATCGCGATCCGCCTATCGCGCATCATGATGACAGTCAGCGTAGTAATCGGGGTTCCCGATCTCTCCCGGGCCCGGCACCCTGGTGAGGGTCACGTCCGGGCCACCGCCGTGAGCCGCCGACCGCGAGGAGAGACCATGCGCCGCCCCGTTTTCCGCCTCCCCTCCTGGCTCCCCGTGGACGGTTTCCTGCTCGCGCTGGTCGGTACGGTCGGCCTGGCCGCGCTGCTGCCGGCCGCCGGACGAGCCGCCACCGTCGCGGACGGGGCCTCCACCGGCGCCGTCGCGCTGCTCTTCTTCCTCTACGGCGCCCGGCTCTCCACCCGGGAGGCGATGGACGGGCTGCGCCACTGGCGCCTCCATCTGACCACCCTGGCCTGCACGTTCGTCGCCTTCCCGGTGCTCGGCCTGGCCGCCGGCGCCCTGGTTCCGCAGGTCCTGCCGCCCGCCTTGTACACCGGTCTGCTGTTCCTGTGCCTGGTGCCGTCGACGGTCCAGTCCTCCATCGCCTTCACCTCCATAGCGCGCGGCAATGTGGCGGCGGCGATCTGCGCCGGGTCGTTCTCCAGCCTCGTGGGCATCGTCCTCACACCGCTGCTGGCCGGACTGGTGCTGCACGGCGCCGGTGCCGGCTTCTCCGCGCACTCCCTGATCTCGGTCGCCTGCCAGCTCCTTCTCCCCTTCGTGGCCGGGCAGTTGCTGCGGCGATGGATTGCGGGGTTCCTCGCGCGGCACCGGAAGGTCCTCGGCCGCGTGGACCGCGGTTCGATCCTGCTGGTCGTCTACGCCGCGTTCAGCGCCGGGATGGTCCAGGGCATCTGGCACCAGGTCTCCCCGCTGCGGCTGCTGTGCCTCCTGGGCGTGGAGGCGGTCCTGCTGGCGGCCATGCTGACCGTCACCTCGTACGGTTCGAGGTTGCTGGGCTTCCCGCGGGCGGACCGGATCGCGATCACCTTCGCCGGTTCGAAGAAGAGCCTGGCCGCCGGGCTCCCGATGGCCGGCGTCCTCTTCGGCGCCCAGGCCGGGCTGGCGGTGCTGCCGCTGATGCTGTTCCACCAGATGCAGTTGATGGTCTGCGCGGTCCTCGCGAAGCGGTACGCGGCACAGGTGAACGCCGAGGAGCACACGAAGGACGCGCAGGACGTGACGGCCAACAGGACCGCGAAAGGGACGTGGACCGAGCCGGGGAACGGCATAGAAGCAGAAAGCGTCGAAGCGGGAAGCGAGGACGGAAACGGCACGGGCGGCGGAACGGCGAACGAGGCGGACGTCGCCCCCCACTTCCGGTAAGCCCGCTCAGCCCGGTTCGCCGCTCCCCCTACTCCCGCGCCGTGCAGTCGTTGCGGTTGCCAGGCTCCACGACCGACCCTTGCGAACCGGGTCCGCGCCCTCCCGTCGCAGCACGGTGGTCGCCGTCCAGCCTTCGCTTCGCCGAGAAACGCGTCGCCGACCTGGGAACTCAACTCCCCGAACACCATCAGTCGGCGACCCGGCCTCACGCCTCTACGTCACGAACGCATACGCGACGCATCACCCCAGGCAAGAACCCTCACGACCCTTTCGACAATCGGCGAAGTCGACGGCTATCGTGCATCACTGCCTCGACACCAGGACAATGGCAGCCCTCAATCTCCGGTACGGCCGCCCTGGTTCGCGCCTATGTCCTTCACACGCTTCCCTCCAGTTCCCCCGGAATTAACATGGAATTCATGAATTCCGGCACCATGGCACCTCAGTTGTCTTAATTCTGTCCTAAAGTCGACCCGAGAAATACTCATGGACGACGATTCCAGACGTGCACGTGTGCCATGGTGGGGACTCCTCAACAAGGAGGTTTCATGAAGTACGGGCATCAACTTCGCGAGGAAATCACGCAGGACGGCACCACTCCGTTGATCGGCGTCTTCGACATGTTCTCCGCCTCAGTGGCGGCCCAGCACTACGACGGAATGTTCGTCTCCGGCTTCGGCTTCGCCGCCTCACACTACGGCCTGCCGGATATCGGATTCATCGCCTGGCCGGACATCGTCGCCTTCGTACAGCGGCTCCGGCTGGCTTTCCCCGAGCAGCATCTGCTCGTCGACATCGACGACGGCTATGTCGACCCTGAGACAGCCTGCCATGTCGTCCAGCAGCTGGAGGCGATCGGCGCATCGGGGGTCATCCTCGAAGACCAGCAAAGACCCCGACGCTGCGGCCATGTCGACGGAAAACAGGTGCTGCCGCTGGAGACCTATCTGGAAAAGCTCGACATGGTCCTCGCCGCCCGCCGCGACCTGGTCGTCGTCGCGCGGACCGACGCCACAGAGGAGGCCGAGATCCTGCGCCGCGCCGAGGCACTGGCGGCCTCGGACGCTGACGTCATCCTCGTCGACGGGGTTCGCAGCGTGGACTGGATACGCAAGGTCCGTAAAGTCATCGGGGACAAACCGCTGCTGTTCAACCAGATAGCGGGAGGCAAGTCGCCGCGACTGTCGCTGCCGGAGCTGAGCGAACTCGGGGTGAACGTGGCGATCTACAGCACTCCGTGCCTGTTCGCCGCCCAGACGGCGATCGACCGGGCGCTGGTGGACCTGAGGAAAGCAGACGGCCGACTCCCGGAATTCACCGCGGAGAGCGTCGGGGTGGCCGAGTCCCTGGCCCTGCTGGAGAAGAACATCAGCAGACACCACAAACCGGCAGGCACCACTGCCGAATTGACCGTCGGCTGACGGCAGAGGCGTCGGCGCAGGGGCTCCGGGCATGCCCGGGGCCCCTGTGTCATCACCACGACGAGCGGCCCGGTCGACAACACCTGGCCACGAGCCCACCGCGCCGAGAGCGCCGCCAGCTCCTCGATGGCCACCATCTGCTCGATCTCCGCCCCCATCGCGGCGAACGTCTCCCCCTCAGCCCCCGCTCCGAGGTCGCGTCGCAGACCACCTGGAACGCCGAGGCCAGGTGCGCCGCACCATGCTCCCCCTCGGCAGCGTCGTCAACTCCTCCTTCACACCCTCCCGCTCCGCGCAGGCCAGCGGCTTCGTCGCCACCAGGAGCTCGCAGGGCCGGCGCGTCGTCCACCGCCCGCGTCGTCGGATACGCCACGGTGGCCGGCACCGTCGGCAGCCGCCGGGAGTCGCCGTGCCGGCGAATCGGCGCTTCGCCCGCCACCGGCAGTGCCCGGCATATCTCCGCCCTTCTACAGGGGATTGGTTCGGTGTACGGTGAAAGCGAAGTCATCGTGACTGAATCGCGTGAATCCCGCGAGACTCACTCGGCCATGCTGGGCTGCCCCACAGGGGGCGATCAATCAGCAGTGCCGAATTACGCTGTCGCGAACACGGGGTCGGTGCTTCCCGATCCAGCACCGCCGGCAGCGACGGCGACTTGAGCGTTACGGTGCGCAACGTTCCCGCCAGCCGAAGCAGGCATCACTCAGTCCGGCACCGGCCACGGACTCGGGTGGCTGCGGCGGGAAAACAAGGAAAACGGGAGGGGACATCCATGGCGGCCCTGACACCCAGGGTGACTTCACCCTCACCGTCACTTTTCCGGACGGAAACCGCGAGGACAAATGAGGCAGAGATGTGCGGTGTGAGCATCTGTGGTGACGACCAACGAGGACAGGACACCGTTTCTTCAACGACAGGCGCAGCGAGCACGAGGGGGACAGATGATCGAAGTAGTGATTGCCGACGACGAAGACCTGATACGCAGCGGGATTCGCGCCATCCTGGAAGCATCCGATGGGATCAAGGTGGTCGGGGAGGCGCGGGACGGCAGGGAAGCCGTGTCGCTGTGCGAGCAATTGCGTCCGCACGTCGCGCTCCTGGACGCCCACATGCCCGGCTGCGACGGTTTCGCCGCGACCCGACGCCTCATGGCGGAGCAGGACCCGCCGCGCATCATCATCCTGACGGCATTCGGCATGGACGAGAACCTTTTTCAGGCCATGGAAGCCGGAGCCTCCGGTTTCCTCTTGAAGGATCTGAATCCGGCGCAACTCGTGCAAGCGGTCTTCACCACAGCGGTCGGTGACACGGTCCTGTCCTCGGGCATCGCGAAGAGAGTCTTCTCCAGGTCGGTCGTGGGCCGAGGGATGCCGTCCGAGGATTCGCGGAACGCCCTGTCGAAGTTCGGTCGTCGCGAGCGGGAAGTGCTGGCGCTGCTGGGGCAGGGAATGAGCAACCTCAGAATTTCCAGAGAACTCCACATGAGCGAATCCAGCGTTAAGACGTACGTCTCCCGCATACTGACCAAACTCCAACTGGAAAACCGGACCCAGGCCGCGCTTCTGGCAGTTGAGCTCAGACTCTCCAACGGCATGAGGTGACCCCTGTCCCGTCCTCCAGCCGTCGAGATGTGACCTCATGCCCCCACACCCGTGACGACCACACGACGTCCGCCTCCCATCGGAGGCTCTGCGCCGGCAACCGACGCGGGAATCATCCTCGCCCTCTCCGCCCGCTCTTCCCGAAGCCGCGCCACGGCCAAGGGACCCACCGCATGACGCAAAGCAGCCCTTGCGTCATCCTCCCCACGCGCACCGGCCGCTACCATCGGACGGCCCGATATCGGGCAACGGACGGGGAACGGCAGGCAGTTCGGAGGGGGCGATGCCGTGCCGACGGCATTACGCGACGTTGTCAGGTACGCCGTTGAGCACGCGGCACCCGAGGAACTGCCGCTGCTCGACGGTCTGGCCGAACTCGACGACGTCCACGCGGAGCGCTCGCTGACGACCCGCAGCCGGGCGCGTGAACGGCTCGGGTTCGGCCTCACCGACGCGGTCGCGCTGGTCACTCCCGTGCTGTGGACGGTGCTGTCGGAGGCCGGTCGCCACGCTGTGGGACTCGCCGTCGACGGTGCCGTGGACCGGCTGCGGGACCGGCTGCGTCGGCGTCGCGCCGACCCGACGGGCGCCGCTCGGTTGACGCTCCCGCCGATGCCGCCGGAGCGCATCGAGGAAATCCGGCACACGGTCCGCGAACGGTGCCTGGCCGCGGGGGTGAACCGGGCCCGGGCGGTGGCGGTCGCCGATGCCGTCGCGGTGCGCCTGGCGATGGACGAACTGCGCAGCAGCCGGGAAGACGGGGGGCCGGAGCAACCGGATCCGGCGCGATGAGCGGCGCCGCCGACGCCAGTGCCGTGGTCGGCGGCCACGCCGTCGCCGGTCCCGATCGCCGGGTGCTCGTATCGGGCACCACACTCCGCTTCGGCCTGCTCGCCCTGCTGGTGGCGACCAGCAGCATCCAACTCCTCTGGCTGGCGGCGCCCCAGCCCCCCGTGCACGGCGCGGCCAACGCCACGTACACCTGCCTGTACGCCGTCGGCGAGAATCCGCCCCCGGGCCACTTCGCCTCCATCCGCATCGTGGCGAACGAGGCCCGCTGGCAGGCGTACAGCGCCTGTGTCCAGCGGTTCTCCGCCTCGCCGTGGCCGTGGGTGGTCGGCGGCACCGTCCTGGTGTTCGCCGCGGCCCTGCTCGTCCACTGGTGGACCCCGGCCTGGAAGATCCGGCGCGGCCGCCTCGTCCCGGTTCGGGACGGCAGCGAACTGGCCGGTGACGTGGCCGCGTTGGCGCGGCGCGCGGGGCTGGCCGGACGGGTCGCCTTCGTGATCCGGCCCGCGGCCGTCACGGCGAGCGGCGTCGCCTTCGGACGCTGGGGCCGTTCGACCGTCTGCCTGAACGCCGGACTCATCGCCCTCCGCCGGCAGGATCCGGCCGTCTTCCGCACCGTGGTGCTCCACGAATTGGCACATGTCCGCAACCGCGACGTCGACATCGCCTACGCCACCGAGGCGCTGTGGCGCGCCTTCGCGGTGCTGATACTGGTGCCGTACACCGTGCTGTGCCTGGTTCCGGCCCAACTGCTGGGCAGGCCGGCCAGCGCGGTGACGCTCTGGCAGCAGGAGTGGGACGTGGGGCTGCGCGGCCTGGTGCGGCCGGCCGTCCTCCTGGCGCTGGTCCTGCTCGCGCGGGCCGATGTGCTACGGACCCGCGAGCTGTACGCCGACCTCGACGCGGCCCGCTGGGGAGGGGAGCTGCCACACCCCGGAGCGGGGAGCCGGCCGGCGCGGGGCCCGCGTGCCGTACTGCGGAGTGCGGCGTCGCTGTGGCGCTCCCACCCGACGTGGGCCCAGCGGGCGAGCGCGCTGCACGACCCCGCCCCGTTGTTCGGCGCCCAGCCCGTCATGCTGTTCCTCAACGCGCTGGCCGCGATGGAGGTCGTGACGGCGCTGTACCCGCTGAGCAACGACACGACGGGGCAGGGCACATGGCGCTCCGCCCCTGCCTGGCTCGTCGCGGCCGTGATCACCGGCATCACCGGCGTCGCCCTGTGGCGGTCGGTGACGCACGCGGTGCTGACCGGGCGGCACGGCCCGTCGGGGCTGCGCGCCGGTTGTTGGTTGGGCGCCGGGCTGGTGGCGGGCGAGTTGCTGACCTTCCGTTCGTCGGCGGACGGCTGGCTGCCGGCCCGGCCCTGGCTACTGTTGCTGTTGGTCGCGGCGGGCGCCGTACTGTGCTGGTGGGCGAGCCTCTGTGCCGAGTTGTGGCTGGTTCGCTGCCGGGGCCGGACACCGCGCTGGACGCTGCTGGGCGGACTTGCCGCGTTCCTGCTGGTCTTCGGTGCCTGGTTCACGTTGTGGAACCAGATCGGTTCGCTGTATCTGCTCGGCCTGTCCACGCTCGGCGACACCGCCGCACGCCTGGAGCACTCACTGGGCACCACCCCGGACAGTCTCGGCATCGGGCAACTCCATGCGATCTTCCCGGTCTTCGACGTCGCCCTCCAGTTCGTCGCCAGCGCGCCCCTGGCGGCGCTCGGCGGTGCCGTGTTGTGGCTGTACCCCCTGCTTGCCTGGGCGCGCCGCCCTGTCACCGGCGTCCCGGCCTGGGTGCGTTCGGCCCTGGGCGGCGCGGCGGCGGTGGACGCCTGGCGTCCCGCCCCCGAACTCCCCCCTCTGCACCGGGTGTTGTCCCGAGGTGTGGTGGGCGGGGCACTCACCGTGTGCTCACTGACGGTCCTGGCCTGGTGGCTGCACCCGGACCATCCTCGGTCCGGCGGGGCGACGTGGGTCGTGGTCGTCTCCCTGTTGACGGCCTTCACCATCAGCGCCGCGGCCGCGTTGAATGCCGCCCTGGTGTACGGAGGCGCGCCCGCGCACCGTCTGCCCGTCGCACTGGTCGCCGCGGGGATCAGCACCCTGGTCGGACTGTGCGGCGCGTTCGTGCTGCTCAGTACCGATGGGTGCGTACGGCAGCGGTCGCTGTTCGTCGAGAACTGCGGTTGGGCGACGGCCCCGGCGTGGGGGCTGGCCCACTCGATCATCGCCCCGCTCGTCCTGGGCATCGGCTTCTATCCCACGCTGTTCGCGGCGTTGGCCGGCGCGGGACCGTGGCGTCGGTGGCTGGAGCC
This window encodes:
- a CDS encoding bile acid:sodium symporter family protein, producing the protein MRRPVFRLPSWLPVDGFLLALVGTVGLAALLPAAGRAATVADGASTGAVALLFFLYGARLSTREAMDGLRHWRLHLTTLACTFVAFPVLGLAAGALVPQVLPPALYTGLLFLCLVPSTVQSSIAFTSIARGNVAAAICAGSFSSLVGIVLTPLLAGLVLHGAGAGFSAHSLISVACQLLLPFVAGQLLRRWIAGFLARHRKVLGRVDRGSILLVVYAAFSAGMVQGIWHQVSPLRLLCLLGVEAVLLAAMLTVTSYGSRLLGFPRADRIAITFAGSKKSLAAGLPMAGVLFGAQAGLAVLPLMLFHQMQLMVCAVLAKRYAAQVNAEEHTKDAQDVTANRTAKGTWTEPGNGIEAESVEAGSEDGNGTGGGTANEADVAPHFR
- a CDS encoding isocitrate lyase/PEP mutase family protein, which codes for MKYGHQLREEITQDGTTPLIGVFDMFSASVAAQHYDGMFVSGFGFAASHYGLPDIGFIAWPDIVAFVQRLRLAFPEQHLLVDIDDGYVDPETACHVVQQLEAIGASGVILEDQQRPRRCGHVDGKQVLPLETYLEKLDMVLAARRDLVVVARTDATEEAEILRRAEALAASDADVILVDGVRSVDWIRKVRKVIGDKPLLFNQIAGGKSPRLSLPELSELGVNVAIYSTPCLFAAQTAIDRALVDLRKADGRLPEFTAESVGVAESLALLEKNISRHHKPAGTTAELTVG
- a CDS encoding response regulator, encoding MIEVVIADDEDLIRSGIRAILEASDGIKVVGEARDGREAVSLCEQLRPHVALLDAHMPGCDGFAATRRLMAEQDPPRIIILTAFGMDENLFQAMEAGASGFLLKDLNPAQLVQAVFTTAVGDTVLSSGIAKRVFSRSVVGRGMPSEDSRNALSKFGRREREVLALLGQGMSNLRISRELHMSESSVKTYVSRILTKLQLENRTQAALLAVELRLSNGMR
- a CDS encoding M48 family metalloprotease; this encodes MSGAADASAVVGGHAVAGPDRRVLVSGTTLRFGLLALLVATSSIQLLWLAAPQPPVHGAANATYTCLYAVGENPPPGHFASIRIVANEARWQAYSACVQRFSASPWPWVVGGTVLVFAAALLVHWWTPAWKIRRGRLVPVRDGSELAGDVAALARRAGLAGRVAFVIRPAAVTASGVAFGRWGRSTVCLNAGLIALRRQDPAVFRTVVLHELAHVRNRDVDIAYATEALWRAFAVLILVPYTVLCLVPAQLLGRPASAVTLWQQEWDVGLRGLVRPAVLLALVLLARADVLRTRELYADLDAARWGGELPHPGAGSRPARGPRAVLRSAASLWRSHPTWAQRASALHDPAPLFGAQPVMLFLNALAAMEVVTALYPLSNDTTGQGTWRSAPAWLVAAVITGITGVALWRSVTHAVLTGRHGPSGLRAGCWLGAGLVAGELLTFRSSADGWLPARPWLLLLLVAAGAVLCWWASLCAELWLVRCRGRTPRWTLLGGLAAFLLVFGAWFTLWNQIGSLYLLGLSTLGDTAARLEHSLGTTPDSLGIGQLHAIFPVFDVALQFVASAPLAALGGAVLWLYPLLAWARRPVTGVPAWVRSALGGAAAVDAWRPAPELPPLHRVLSRGVVGGALTVCSLTVLAWWLHPDHPRSGGATWVVVVSLLTAFTISAAAALNAALVYGGAPAHRLPVALVAAGISTLVGLCGAFVLLSTDGCVRQRSLFVENCGWATAPAWGLAHSIIAPLVLGIGFYPTLFAALAGAGPWRRWLEPWRARRKASGRPPAATPHLPNPPAAAAHFPTPPPAPPPPTRTVGRAAAHLLGSGVLCLLGVLVARGILHATRPDHPPFSWIQHTQEAAALGLLVPFLLAWWTATRRYRPAPALAVAAGGLLLGLAAAFVLQAADGCAGIPHTLTRTCRWSPGTSWFLTSAVLLPTLVALVTWALALVGLLRTCLVGWRRRRTGRPAPAPPSGQMWRHRTAIAALCAVSVTALGGIYPASDPPTSQSTTAPAPLPPALSTAGPSPDDVDVAVWWVTVGSPLPHSLDAGRVGVVAALREFGRRVDPASLKALGSACDRWAADARRALSARPAPNPPMANAWQQAARSARDGGTLCRRSVDHLDTNALHTALADMVQQVRHTDTFYRLLAPFLRRMTWTSPPGDEHGGSH